Proteins encoded by one window of Sediminicoccus rosea:
- a CDS encoding DoxX family protein, whose amino-acid sequence MPATAPYAALLLRVTMGVLFLAHAFVWKIWTAGMVHVVPWFVSQGYPAWFAWFVTGLEALGGILLILGWQTRWVALVLAGLMAGIVRQQFGNGWIYSSTHGGWEYPAFWTMALISLALLGPGAFAWRGRGKAS is encoded by the coding sequence ATGCCCGCCACCGCCCCCTATGCGGCGCTGCTGCTGCGCGTGACCATGGGCGTGCTCTTCCTCGCGCATGCCTTCGTCTGGAAGATCTGGACGGCGGGGATGGTGCATGTCGTCCCCTGGTTCGTGAGCCAGGGCTATCCGGCCTGGTTCGCCTGGTTCGTGACGGGGTTGGAGGCGCTGGGCGGCATCCTGCTCATCCTCGGCTGGCAGACGCGCTGGGTGGCGCTGGTGCTGGCCGGGCTGATGGCGGGGATCGTGCGGCAGCAATTCGGCAATGGCTGGATCTACAGCTCGACCCATGGCGGCTGGGAATATCCGGCCTTCTGGACCATGGCGCTGATCTCCCTGGCGCTGCTCGGGCCGGGTGCCTTCGCGTGGCGCGGGCGGGGCAAGGCGTCCTAA